The genomic region AAAAGGTATATGGAAAGGAAAAAGGAGAACGAATCTGATCCTTTGGTAAAATAATTCTTTTCAATACCCTCTAATAGGTCAGAATTCTTTCCTGGCCCTTCTATTCTTTGTAACTTTAGGCTCCTAAAATTTAAGAATGAAGATTTACACTAAAACAGGTGATAAAGGTACTACCGCATTATTTGGTGGAACCCGCGTCCCTAAACATCATATAAGAATAGAAAGCTATGGTACGGTAGATGAGCTCAATTCCCATATTGGCTTGTTAAAAGACCAGGATACAGATCAGAAAACAAAAGATTTTCTAACCGAAATCCAGGATCGTCTTTTTACCATAGGTGCTATTCTTGCTACAGATCCTGAAAAAGAAAAATTAAAGAACGGTAAAGACAGACTCAATATTCCTAAAATATCTGACGCTGATATTGAAAAACTGGAAAAAGGGATAGATGAGATGAACGAAGAACTTCCTCCCATGACACATTTCATTTTACCTGGGGGCCATCAAAGCGTGTCATTCTGTCACATAGCCCGCTGTGTATGCCGCCGTGCTGAAAGACTTTCCAGCGCTTTGTATGACATAGAGGCCTTTGATGATAAGGTTCTTATGTACCTTAATAGACTTTCAGACTATCTGTTTGTGCTGGCACGGAAGTTGTCTAAACAACTACAAGCTGAAGAAATACAATGGATCCCAAAAAAATCCTAATTTCTTCTATCTTCTAAAAATTTTCTTGCGAATACCGCAAAAATTTGGAGAATTGATTATGTTCTTTATATTATTGTAGAAAAAATAGATTTTTTTCTTGGCTATAAGCGCAAAAAAATTATTTTTGCCAAAATTTAAAACCCGATTAATCAATGTATTGGACTTTAGAATTAGCATCCTATTTGAGTGATGCCCCCTGGCCGGCAACAAAAGACGAGTTAATAGACTACGCAATCAGAACCGGAGCACCCCTTGAGGTTGTAGAAAATCTTCAGGCCATCGAGGATGAGGGCGATTCTTATGATTCTATTGAGGAGATCTGGCCGGATTATCCAACCGATGAAGATTACCTCTGGAACGAGGACGAATATTAAATTGACAACACGCAAAAAATAGGGAAAAGTCTCATTCATGAGGCTTTTTTTTTGCTTAAATTTGAACCCCTTTAAATAAAAAAACCAATATGAGTTTTTTAGATTCTGTATTAAAAGCTTTCGTAGGCGATAAGTCGAAGAAAGATGTAAAAGAAATACAACCCATAGTAAACAAAATTAAGGCTCTTGAGTCTGAATTTGAGGCTCTCAGCCTTGATGAACTAAGAGCTAAGACTTCTGAATTCAAAGCGAGGATCGCTGAGGCGACCCAGGAGGTTAAAGACAGGATCATCTCTCTAAATAAAGAAGCTGATGAAACCGACGATATCACTCGTAAGGAAGATATCTATGCTGAAGTAGATGCTTTGAAGGATAAATCTTATGAGATTTCTGAAAATATCCTGAACGAAATATTACCTGAGGCTTTTGCAACCGTAAAAGAAACTGCAAAACGTTTTGTTCATAACACAGAACTTAAAGTTAAAGCAACTGCTTTTGATCGCGAAATATCTGCAGAAAAAGAATATGTAAGCCTCGAGGACGATTACGCCATCTGGAGTAACTCCTGGGATGCTGCAGGAAAACCGGTAACCTGGGATATGATACATTATGATGTCCAGCTTATTGGTGGGGTGGCAATGCACCAGGGAAAGATCGCCGAGATGCAAACTGGTGAAGGTAAAACCCTTGTGGCAACTCTTCCAATGTACCTTAATGCGCTTACCGGAAACGGGGTTCACCTGGTAACGGTTAACGACTACCTGGCAAAGCGTGATAGCGCCTGGATGGCTCCCATCTTCCAGTTTCATGGTTTAAGTGTAGACTGTATAGATTACCACCGCCCAAATTCAGCGGCTCGTAGAAAGGCTTATAACGCCGACATTACCTACGGAACCAACAACGAATTCGGTTTCGATTACCTTAGGGATAACATGTCTCATTCGCCCGATGACCTTGTACAGAGACCGCATAATTACGCGATCGTAGATGAGGTGGATTCTGTATTGATCGATGATGCCCGTACTCCGCTGATCATTTCCGGACCGGTACCAAAAGGTGACACCCATGAATTCATGGAGCTGAAACCTGCCATTGCCAATATAGTTGAGGTTCAGCGTAAATATTTAGTAAAAGTACTGGCTGAAGCTAAAAGACTTATCAAGGAAGGTGATACTAAAGAAGGCGGATTCCAGTTATTGAGAGTTTACCGAGGATTGCCTAAGAATAAGGCTTTGATCAAATTCCTTAGTGAGGAAGGTGTTAAGCAGTTACTTCAGAAGACCGAAAATCACTACATGCAGGACAACAACCGCGAAATGCCGAAGGTTGATGCCGAATTGTATTTCACGATCGAAGAAAAAAACAATCAGATTGATCTTACAGATAAAGGGATCGAATTCCTTTCTGGTAAAGATGATCCAGACTTCTTCGTAATGCCTGAAATTGGGATGGAAATTGCCAAGATCGAAAAAGAAGGCCTTGCACCTGAAGAGGAAGCTGAAAAAAAAGAAGAACTTTTCAGAGAATATAGCGTAAAGAGTGAACGTATTCATACGCTAAGACAATTATTAAAGTCTTATACTCTTTTCGAGAAGGATACCGAATATGTGGTTATCGACAACAAAGTTAAGATCGTTGATGAGCAAACTGGTCGTATCATGGAAGGACGTCGTTATAGCGATGGTCTGCACCAGGCGATTGAAGCGAAAGAGAATGTAAAGATCGAAGATGCTACTCAAACTTTTGCCACGGTAACCCTTCAGAACTATTTCAGAATGTACCGTAAACTATCTGGTATGACCGGTACTGCAGTAACCGAGGCAGGTGAATTCTGGGAGATCTATGAATTGGATGTGGTGGAAATTCCTACCAACAGGCCAATCGCGAGAAATGATAAAGAAGATTTGGTTTACAAGACCAAAAGAGAAAAATATAATGCGGTTATAGACCATGTGACCGATCTTTCCAATGCGGGAAGACCGGTACTAATTGGTACAACTTCAGTTGAAATTTCGGAATTATTAAGCCGTATGCTGAAATTAAGAAATGTACCGCATAATGTTCTTAACGCGAAACTTCATAAAAAAGAGGCCGATATTGTTGCTGAGGCTGGTAAATCTGGAATCGTGACCATCGCCACCAACATGGCGGGTCGTGGTACCGATATTAAGCTTAGTAAAGAAGTGAAAGAAGCAGGTGGTCTGGCTATCGTAGGTACAGAACGCCATGACTCCAGACGTGTAGACCGCCAGTTAAGAGGTCGTGCTGGTCGTCAGGGTGACCCGGGAAGCTCTCAGTTCTATGTTTCCCTGGAAGACAACCTGATGCGTCTGTTCGGCTCTGAAAGGATCGCTAAACTTATGGACCGTATGGGTCTGGAAGAAGGTGAAGTAATTCAGCACTCCATGATTTCCAAGTCTATCGAAAGAGCACAGAAGAAAGTAGAGGAAAATAACTTCGGGGTTCGTAAGAGATTACTGGAGTATGATGACGTGATGAATTCTCAACGTGAAGTTATTTACAAACGTCGTTACCATGCTCTGTTTGGAGAAAGGTTAAGAGTGGATCTTGCGAATATGATCTTTGACATTTCTGAATCTATCGCAGAGATCAATAAGGGTGCTGAGGATTTCAAAAACTTTGAATTCGAACTGATCAGGAACTTCTCCATGAGCTCTCCTGTGACCGAAGAAGAATTCAAAAAAATGAATGCTCAGAAGCTTGCCGGTGAGGTTTACAAAGCGGCGTATAAGCATTATGATGAGAAAATGGCTCATAACGCTGAACGCGCATTCCCTGTGATCAAACAGGTTCATGAGGACGAAAGAAATAATTTCGAGAGAATATCAGTTCCGTTCACCGATGGGAACAAAACTTTGCAGGTGGTAACAAACCTTGAAAAGGCATACGAAACAGAAGGTAAACAACTGATCAAAGATTTCGAAAAGAATATTACCCTTGCTATTATTGACGACGCCTGGAAAACTCACCTTCGTAAAATGGACGAGTTGAAACAGAGTGTTCAGTTAGCAGTACACGAACAAAAAGATCCTTTATTGATCTATAAGTTCGAGGCTTTTGAACTATTCAAAGCTATGCTGGAGAACGTTAACCGTGATGTAATGTCCTTCCTTTTCAAAGGAGAAATTCCATCTACCGGAGCACCGAACATCCACGAGGCACGTCAAACCAGGCAAAAGGAAAAGATCGAAACTAAAAAAGAGGATATTCCTAATCTTGATGAAAGGGCTGCGCAAAGCAGAGCAGCAGGAAATACTCAGCGTCAACAACCTGAGGTGACTGAAACTATCGTTAGAGACCGACCTAAAATTGGTAGAAATGATAAGGTTTCCATCAAGAATGTTATGAGTGGTGAGACTAAAAATATGAAATTCAAGCAGGCTATTCCGTTACTGGACAAAGGTGATTGGGTGCTTGTAGATGAATAGATGATATTTGAT from Gramella sp. MT6 harbors:
- a CDS encoding cob(I)yrinic acid a,c-diamide adenosyltransferase is translated as MKIYTKTGDKGTTALFGGTRVPKHHIRIESYGTVDELNSHIGLLKDQDTDQKTKDFLTEIQDRLFTIGAILATDPEKEKLKNGKDRLNIPKISDADIEKLEKGIDEMNEELPPMTHFILPGGHQSVSFCHIARCVCRRAERLSSALYDIEAFDDKVLMYLNRLSDYLFVLARKLSKQLQAEEIQWIPKKS
- a CDS encoding DUF2795 domain-containing protein, with product MYWTLELASYLSDAPWPATKDELIDYAIRTGAPLEVVENLQAIEDEGDSYDSIEEIWPDYPTDEDYLWNEDEY
- the secA gene encoding preprotein translocase subunit SecA, whose amino-acid sequence is MSFLDSVLKAFVGDKSKKDVKEIQPIVNKIKALESEFEALSLDELRAKTSEFKARIAEATQEVKDRIISLNKEADETDDITRKEDIYAEVDALKDKSYEISENILNEILPEAFATVKETAKRFVHNTELKVKATAFDREISAEKEYVSLEDDYAIWSNSWDAAGKPVTWDMIHYDVQLIGGVAMHQGKIAEMQTGEGKTLVATLPMYLNALTGNGVHLVTVNDYLAKRDSAWMAPIFQFHGLSVDCIDYHRPNSAARRKAYNADITYGTNNEFGFDYLRDNMSHSPDDLVQRPHNYAIVDEVDSVLIDDARTPLIISGPVPKGDTHEFMELKPAIANIVEVQRKYLVKVLAEAKRLIKEGDTKEGGFQLLRVYRGLPKNKALIKFLSEEGVKQLLQKTENHYMQDNNREMPKVDAELYFTIEEKNNQIDLTDKGIEFLSGKDDPDFFVMPEIGMEIAKIEKEGLAPEEEAEKKEELFREYSVKSERIHTLRQLLKSYTLFEKDTEYVVIDNKVKIVDEQTGRIMEGRRYSDGLHQAIEAKENVKIEDATQTFATVTLQNYFRMYRKLSGMTGTAVTEAGEFWEIYELDVVEIPTNRPIARNDKEDLVYKTKREKYNAVIDHVTDLSNAGRPVLIGTTSVEISELLSRMLKLRNVPHNVLNAKLHKKEADIVAEAGKSGIVTIATNMAGRGTDIKLSKEVKEAGGLAIVGTERHDSRRVDRQLRGRAGRQGDPGSSQFYVSLEDNLMRLFGSERIAKLMDRMGLEEGEVIQHSMISKSIERAQKKVEENNFGVRKRLLEYDDVMNSQREVIYKRRYHALFGERLRVDLANMIFDISESIAEINKGAEDFKNFEFELIRNFSMSSPVTEEEFKKMNAQKLAGEVYKAAYKHYDEKMAHNAERAFPVIKQVHEDERNNFERISVPFTDGNKTLQVVTNLEKAYETEGKQLIKDFEKNITLAIIDDAWKTHLRKMDELKQSVQLAVHEQKDPLLIYKFEAFELFKAMLENVNRDVMSFLFKGEIPSTGAPNIHEARQTRQKEKIETKKEDIPNLDERAAQSRAAGNTQRQQPEVTETIVRDRPKIGRNDKVSIKNVMSGETKNMKFKQAIPLLDKGDWVLVDE